The following proteins are encoded in a genomic region of Corylus avellana chromosome ca4, CavTom2PMs-1.0:
- the LOC132177942 gene encoding L-type lectin-domain containing receptor kinase IX.1-like: MDLSILRTLWFLSLLLLLFHLPLNHALSFNFNNFADSRQLILNGTAAIQNGSLSLTSNPNNNTAAGRAVYSEQLHLYDPITGNSTDFTTHFSFKISTVTSPGQDGLAFFLAPNGSLLPEYASGGCLALFSQCDNFTIPRKDMVAIEFDTYGNTWDETDKEHVGININSIKSDRKQDLSRSMKNGVIVDAIIRYDSKANDLSVSWSFPSDPFVSLSHRVNLTSLLPEWVSIGFAAGSAYYFETHEILSWEFTTELWPAVPSSTSSTFSTGLIVGCVVGGLFLVCGIVLVLVFVWRKRSRGKGKEGEKNGDFIEQEIEHTGPKRFSYNDLVRATNNFAEQGKLGEGGFGGVYKGFLSELQQFVAVKKVSRPSDQGKKAYTTEIKIISVLRHKNMVQLIGWCHENSALLLVYEFMPNGSLDFHLFGGRTQLKWEVRHKIVLGLASALLYLHEESGQYVVHRDIKSSNIMLDSDFNARLGDFGLARLMDEEAGVKTTGLAGTWGYIAPEYASTGKATKGSDVFSFGIVALEIACGKRSTEAEYEGPHVPIAGWVWDSYGNERLHEVVDKTLLEFDMKEMECLLIVGLWCAHPDPSLRPSIRQALQVLNFDAPLPNLPKKMPVANYNVPATAAASHSGSTDSAPTMSLSSINLGR; the protein is encoded by the exons ATGGATCTCAGCATCCTTAGAACTCTTTGGTTTCTCTCCCTGCTGCTTCTACTTTTCCATCTTCCTTTAAATCATGCTCTatcattcaatttcaataattttgcCGATAGCAGGCAGCTGATATTAAATGGCACTGCTGCCATCCAAAATGGAAGTCTTTCCCTCACCAGTAACCCCAATAACAATACTGCAGCCGGCCGAGCTGTATATTCTGAACAGCTGCATCTTTATGATCCCATTACAGGTAATTCCACCGACTTCACTActcatttttcattcaaaatatcaACTGTTACTTCACCAGGGCAAGATGGGCTCGCCTTCTTCCTTGCACCCAACGGTTCTCTCCTCCCGGAATATGCTTCAGGAGGATGCCTTGCACTCTTTAGCCAATGTGACAATTTCACTATACCAAGAAAAGATATGGTTGCTATCGAGTTTGACACCTATGGAAATACATGGGATGAAACCGACAAGGAACATGTCGGCATCAACATAAACTCCATTAAATCCGACAGGAAACAGGATTTGAGCCGAAGTATGAAAAATGGAGTAATTGTGGATGCAATAATCCGCTACGACTCAAAAGCCAATGATTTAAGCGTATCCTGGTCTTTCCCTAGCGACCCTTTTGTTAGCCTTTCACATCGAGTTAACTTGACATCACTTTTGCCTGAGTGGGTATCCATTGGCTTTGCGGCTGGATCAGCCTATTACTTCGAGACTCATGAAATCCTTTCATGGGAATTTACAACGGAATTATGGCCGGCCGTTCCCAGCAGTACTAGTAGTACTTTTAGTACAGGATTAATTGTTGGTTGTGTAGTTGGTGGGTTATTTTTAGTTTGTGGAATTGTTTTAGTGTTGGTGTTTGTTTGGAGAAAAAGGAGTAGAGGAAAGGGAAAAGAGGGTGAAAAGAATGGTGATTTCATAGAACAAGAAATTGAACATACAGGACCTAAGAGGTTCTCTTATAATGATCTTGTTCGGGCCACAAACAACTTTGCAGAACAAGGCAAGCTTGGTGAAGGAGGTTTCGGAGGGGTTTACAAAGGTTTCTTGAGTGAGTTGCAGCAGTTTGTGGCAGTTAAAAAGGTTTCTAGACCGTCCGATCAGGGAAAGAAGGCGTACACAACAGAGATAAAAATCATTAGCGTATTGAGACATAAAAACATGGTACAACTCATTGGTTGGTGCCATGAAAATAGTGCTCTTCTTCTTGTCTATGAGTTCATGCCTAATGGTAGCCTTGATTTCCACCTTTTTGGAGGTAGAACGCAGCTTAAGTGGGAAGTTAGGCATAAGATAGTCCTTGGTCTTGCGTCTGCATTGCTTTATCTGCATGAAGAATCGGGACAATATGTGGTGCATAGGGATATCAAATCCAGCAACATAATGTTGGATTCAGATTTCAATGCGAGGCTTGGGGACTTTGGTCTAGCGAGGCTCATGGATGAAGAGGCAGGGGTGAAGACGACAGGGCTAGCCGGAACTTGGGGTTATATTGCACCAGAATATGCGAGCACGGGCAAGGCCACTAAG GGATCAGATGTCTTTAGCTTTGGTATAGTGGCACTGGAAATAGCATGCGGAAAAAGATCAACAGAAGCCGAGTACGAGGGTCCTCATGTCCCAATTGCTGGATGGGTTTGGGATTCGTATGGAAATGAAAGGCTTCATGAAGTAGTTGACAAGACATTGTTGGAGTTTGACATGAAAGAGATGGAGTGTTTGTTGATTGTTGGACTCTGGTGCGCCCACCCGGATCCGAGTCTGAGACCATCCATAAGGCAGGCCTTGCAGGTTCTCAATTTTGATGCACCATTGCCAAATCTTCCCAAGAAGATGCCTGTTGCCAACTATAATGTACCTGCAACTGCGGCTGCGAGCCATTCAGGAAGCACGGATTCGGCGCCCACGATGTCTTTGTCATCCATTAACTTGGGACGTTAA